The following DNA comes from Saccharomyces cerevisiae S288C chromosome XIII, complete sequence.
AGGAATAGTGCTATGAAGTCGCAATTGAATCAAGAATACAcgaaagaaagagaaggaGGCGTCTGTTCATATACACACAAACAATAGTTGAAATCAAGAAGATacaatgaaagaaaagagaaggaaaataatgTTATAAACGATTGAAGGGATCCGCTGaggaatgaaaaaaaaaaataagaaagtAAGagaagggaaaaaaaaaagaaaaaaagaaaaaaagaaaaaaagaaaaaaagagggaATGATCGAAGATAAAAATTCTCAGAAATTtgagaagaaggaaaaactCTACTTAAATAAAGATAAACTTTTCATGGCTTGAGAGTCCGGCATCCACGTAACTTAATGGTCCGTGCGGTAACATGGCAGGGTGTGCAGGACCCTATGGCTCGAGAAGTTGCTACCGGtgtttaattttttttttatcttaaTATtaggaagagaaaaagcATCAGTTACGAGACTCCTGAAGGAGCGCCggaaagtttcttttttttttttttttttttaattttttttgtgtgGGGAAAGACCGACTACCAGTAATACTTTAAAGAtattattaaaagaaatcccgaaaaaagaaagaccATGAGAAAACCGAGTGCGTTTCATGCATGTAACATAATATTTCTTCCCCTCGTTAAGTGTGCATCAGCAACCATAATGCTGAATTAACCGCAAAGGTTACCATAAAGGATCGCATATAAACAAAACTCGCCCTTTCTCCTGCATCCCTTACCGAAAAGGAAAGTTTATATACACTTAAAGGAAAGTGCTACTGTAGGTCGTCAGGCCGTTGATGTACTGCTCTTCGAGACAACTATTGTACCTTAACTGTAAGAATTTGCTCAAGCCCTCAAAAAACACAACGTGCGGGTAACGACAACGAAGTGGGCGCAAGACAAAGATGGAATATCCTATCCGATGGGCACTATAAAAGGCGAAGGGAAaattagttttttttcttgtcaagCATTTGCCGAGCGCTTCAATGTTGATTGGTCTAGAAGTAACAATCAAGACAGATAAAGTCTAGTACGTGTGCAGGTTAATGCGCAAGTGAGAAGTGTAGATATTGTAGTTGTGATATTTACTATTCTAACTTGGCGCTATTAACGCTTTCACAACCCAAAAACATCAAGAAAAGCCTTTCAATAAATTGCTCTTCTCTTGGCGAAAGAAAGCGGGGGGCAAAAAGAATCACGGGACTTATGTTTCGGGATCtctttgtttcttctttttttcccggagaataattttttaggACCAATTACCGTAGTTGCGACTACAACAATTGTTGTTCATACCCCCACGatttactttttgaaaactagTTTTTGGAATAATAATGTTGTAAAATTTCCCTTTTTCCACCCCGATttgtattttatttttcgtTACAAAATTGGGACTAATATTAAGGGCGACAGTTTTTCTTAAAAGTAAGATTTTTTACTTAAAAATTCTTGTTCTTAACGAAATTACATACGtattaaaattatttattagATAGTCGGTATTGTCTttttgtgaaaaaaaaaaattataataCTAATTGTTAAAAAGGCAGGTATGAGGAGGGTATAGTaggaaagagaaaagacGTTACAATTTTTAGGTTTTCGGTTTTAATAGAAATTGTTTGATTACACATAATAGGAATTGGGGGGCTGGCGGGAGGGAGGCGCATGTGCTCTATTACTTTCTTGTTTCCACAACGGATGGAACAACCACAACGACAACAACAATAgcaaagataataaagcAGATGATCAAACAtcttattttgttttttcttgcttttctGGCACTCTTAACGGCCTTGTTGGTGTGACCCACACCTTGCTCTACATCTTGCTGAGCGTCTTCGACGTTTTTGTCAATGACATCcacattttcttgttgttcGATGACCAACTCTTCCATGTCATTGAACAATTGGGTAAGTTCAGCCATTGTTTTTTCCAACTTCAACAACTCTTGATGTCTAGCCTGTACTTCGGCCAATGCTGTCTTGGCCTCACCACGTCTATTGGCGTTTAGCAACGCTTGGGAAAAGATCTGCTGGCCATTGACATCGTTGATGGCGGCTTCCACTTCTTCGTCAGTGGCTTCCGGTTGGATAATTGTGTACTGTCTCTTCGCCTGCTCTTtgctttcttctttgtaGTTAGAATCGATAATTCTGTAGTCTTGAATTAATTTTAAGAATTTCTGTCTGCAATTTTCAGCTTGTGCCTGTTTATTAGAGTCGTGCAATCCGTCTCTCTGGGCATCTTTGATATCCGCTTTCAATTGATACTGCAAATCTGTGGCCTGAGAGATGTAATCGTCCAAAGAACGTCTCAATTCCATCTCCTGTTCCTCACTCACTTGAGTAAGTAGGTCTTTGTGTTGCGCATCAATTTGGTTGATAATGTTTTCGTACCTGGACAAGTTAGCATTTATTGAGTTGATCTTGTTCATAAAAGCTACGAAATCGTCGCTACCATCTGAGTGACCAGTAGGAGCATTGTTCAAGTCCTCTTGCATTTCATAGTTTTCAGCGTACGGATTGTTATTCTCATAAGGATTAGCGTTGCTCATTGCTGCAATATTTGTGCGTGTATGGGCAGTTTTCAAATGTAAAGTATTACAATTCCACACTATTCCAGCTCTCTTATGGGTATATTAAACGATTTAACCTGCCAACAGCATTTATTTGTCATTTTACTTGCTTTTTTCATCCATCCATTGAAACTAAAAACGTCAAAAAAGGCCATTTCGTAAACAACGGCCGGGTGATAAGCACGTCGTTTAGGGGGGACCCTTTGCTGCCGCTTGGTACCCGGCTCGTAAGACATAAAGATGCCACATATTTACTTTTAGCTGGCTTCTTTATTCACACAGGCTACTCATAAGAGCTTCAGTAGACGCGCATCTGTCGGTTCTTCGTCAATCTATTTCCGCACATACTATTACGTACGATGGCTATTAAACCAACCAAAAGTTTTCAGAATTGTCTAGAAGCTGAAGTGCCTGGTTATAACGACTGTCCGACAGTTTTGTTTTCTATCGACCCTAATAGCGGACCTAGATCCAAATCTAAACAAAGAACGAAATCGAAAAGATGTGTTAGCGGCAGACTTGCCACAGAAGTGTTAGATCTTTATGGGAACACTAAAACAGCTACTACGCCGCCACCAGTTTTGAGGAGGCCATCTGTAACTGCTGCTCAACAAGAATCTGCCTGTGAAGGTGTGCTCGTAAAAGACCAAGGCGATAGACAGCTCCAGCCGATATTATGCagtaaagaagaattagTGGCTAAGATCAACGACCTCTGTGTGTGTGGCTCGAAGCTCTCTTCGAAGGAGTTGGaattttacaagaaaaaattagattcAAACATTACCAAGATTTTACAAAACGAGCACACCAAAACAGTACTATCCCAgattttcaatgaaaaagacaaaaatatGGCCGTGAAAACCATTAAACATTGGATGGTTACTGACACAACAATCTCAAATTGGTGTCCCGCATtcttaaaaatttttgaaaatgcGATGCCTAATTaatcaataatattattatatttataaaTAGAAGTACACTACGCAgaacattttattttctaaaaaaaaaaagaattccTATTGAATAATTAAAAATCAAGGTTACCCGCAGTCTGCTTGAgaaatttaataaaaaacaTGTAATCATCTCATCGCGTCGAACAGCATATAGCAATAAGGGCTCATCACCGCCTCATGTTTCTTCTTGTCATATCagatcaagaaaaacaaaaggtTGGAAAATGAATGAGGATAAAGAGCAAAAGATCAACATACACGATATATTGAATACAAGACCGAAGCTCACCAAAAAGACAGCCCTAGATGTTTTCTTCGAAGATCTGGATGACAATGTAATTACTCCCATAAACGAATATGTTCTTGATTCAGgctcatcatcatcctcttcCATTTATCAGGCGTTGAAGTGCTCAAATAACAATGAGTTTGTTGCAGTACTTTTACAGAAATTCCAGAATTTGCACATTCACGTACTAGAACAGCAACGGAGGCTCATCGAAAGTAAAAGTGACTTATTGCCTATCTCATTGCATGATATGAAATACGTAGACGAACTGATAAATCTTTTGATTATTCATGGTATAGATGCTAATTTGTCTCCTACGATGAAAATTCCATTCGATtcgaaaagaataaatacTTTCAAGAAGGGCCAAAAAAGCGCAGAATATGAAACGCCTCGATGGCACACCATAAATAACGATACTTTATCTCAAGTCATAACTGTCTTTTATAATGTTCTAACTAGTGAGAGGTCTTCTGACTACCTGAGAGaaataatatcaaaagGCAGTGCTTACGCAAACATTTTATTAGGTTTGATTGTGTTACATTTGCAGTTGCCTAATAGGTACTCTTCACAAATGATTACAAATCTAGAAGATACTCAAGAAACTTATACTTTGTTTGGGGTTTACACTCTACTAGTAGAAACAATTCAAGACGAAAAGGTTAGGGAGCCAATCCTTTCGAAGTTAACAACGTTAACTCTACGAAGACCGGAAAATGGTCTGATCAGCTTGATTGATTTCGTTTTGGGTGTGAGAGATGCTGAAGATAtagatattgaaaagtttaaCCGTATCTACCAAATTTTGATGAGTAAGCCAAAAACAATGACAAATTTGCAATACTTGACGGAACTATTCAAGCAAATTTATGATGGTCTCACCTTTGTGAACAGGCCTATCCTGGTCACTTGTTTGAACGGACTAATCCTTAAATTTTACCTGAGGAATAAGAGGATTGTTAACgattttttgtttaagAAGGTCCGCT
Coding sequences within:
- the MIN3 gene encoding Min3p (Mitochondrial hypothetical protein), with the translated sequence MRKPSAFHACNIIFLPLVKCASATIMLN
- the SSO2 gene encoding syntaxin (Plasma membrane t-SNARE; involved in fusion of secretory vesicles at the plasma membrane; syntaxin homolog that is functionally redundant with Sso1p; SSO2 has a paralog, SSO1, that arose from the whole genome duplication) — its product is MSNANPYENNNPYAENYEMQEDLNNAPTGHSDGSDDFVAFMNKINSINANLSRYENIINQIDAQHKDLLTQVSEEQEMELRRSLDDYISQATDLQYQLKADIKDAQRDGLHDSNKQAQAENCRQKFLKLIQDYRIIDSNYKEESKEQAKRQYTIIQPEATDEEVEAAINDVNGQQIFSQALLNANRRGEAKTALAEVQARHQELLKLEKTMAELTQLFNDMEELVIEQQENVDVIDKNVEDAQQDVEQGVGHTNKAVKSARKARKNKIRCLIICFIIFAIVVVVVVVPSVVETRK
- the ADD37 gene encoding Add37p (hypothetical protein; involved in ER-associated protein degradation; green fluorescent protein (GFP)-fusion protein localizes to the cytoplasm and is induced in response to the DNA-damaging agent MMS; YMR184W is not an essential gene; protein abundance increases in response to DNA replication stress), with protein sequence MAIKPTKSFQNCLEAEVPGYNDCPTVLFSIDPNSGPRSKSKQRTKSKRCVSGRLATEVLDLYGNTKTATTPPPVLRRPSVTAAQQESACEGVLVKDQGDRQLQPILCSKEELVAKINDLCVCGSKLSSKELEFYKKKLDSNITKILQNEHTKTVLSQIFNEKDKNMAVKTIKHWMVTDTTISNWCPAFLKIFENAMPN